The DNA region CTCTCAAAAGTCTTGACGAAGTTGACCCTGAACTTCGTACCATGTTTGACAAACTTGGAATTTCACTTGATGAACAAAAACGACTTTCAGGTGTAGCTGTCGATGCCGTTGTTGATAGCGTTTCTGTCGCGACCACATTTAAAGCAAAGCTTGGTGAATTGGGTATTATTTTCTGTTCTTTTTCAGAAGCAGTTCATAATCATCCAGAACTTATTAAAAAATATCTCGGCACTATTGTTCCCTATACAGATAACTATTTTGCAGCACTAAACTCTGCGGTTTTTAGTGATGGCTCTTTTTGTTACATTCCTAAAGGCGTTCGAAGCCCAATGGAACTCTCAACATATTTTAGAATCAACGCAGCTGACACAGGCCAATTTGAAAGAACACTCATTGTTGCCGAAGAAGGTAGTCACGTGAGTTACCTTGAAGGTTGCACAGCCCCTCGCCGTGATAAAAATCAATTACACGCAGCAGTTGTTGAGCTAGTTGCCATGGATAATGCCCAGATTAAATACGCAACAGTTCAAAATTGGTACCCAGGGGATAAAGAAGGTAAAGGTGGAATTTATAATTTTGTTACCAAGCGCGGAAAATGCAAAGGTACAAATTCAAAAATTTCATGGACCCAAGTAGAAACGGGCTCTGCTATTACCTGGAAATATCCAAGCGTAATATTACAAGGTGATAATTCTATTGGTGAGTTCTACTCAGTGGCCCTTACCAATAATCACCAACAAGCAGATACAGGTACGAAGATGATTCATCTTGGGA from Oligoflexia bacterium includes:
- the sufB gene encoding Fe-S cluster assembly protein SufB — encoded protein: MKPSTPQAIKDLTDREYQYGFVTDIEQESIAKGLSEDVVKLISAKKNEPEFMLEWRLKAYRHWLTLTEPKWQHVHYPAINYQDVIYYSAPKKKETLKSLDEVDPELRTMFDKLGISLDEQKRLSGVAVDAVVDSVSVATTFKAKLGELGIIFCSFSEAVHNHPELIKKYLGTIVPYTDNYFAALNSAVFSDGSFCYIPKGVRSPMELSTYFRINAADTGQFERTLIVAEEGSHVSYLEGCTAPRRDKNQLHAAVVELVAMDNAQIKYATVQNWYPGDKEGKGGIYNFVTKRGKCKGTNSKISWTQVETGSAITWKYPSVILQGDNSIGEFYSVALTNNHQQADTGTKMIHLGKNTKSTIISKGISAGKGQNTYRGLVQIGKNATGSRNYSQCDSLLLGDKCGAHTFPYIEVKNTSSQVEHEASTSKIGEDQIFYCKQRGLSEEDAVNMIVNGFCKDVFKKLPMEFAVEAQKLLGVSLEGSVG